In the Bacillota bacterium LX-D genome, one interval contains:
- the ppdK gene encoding pyruvate, phosphate dikinase: MATKKYVYMFSEGDASMRDLLGGKGANLAEMTRLGLPIPQGFTVTTEACNNYYAQNQKISSEIIKQIEDALAKVEEISGKKFGDAQNPLLVSVRSGARASMPGMMDTILNLGLNDKVVEGFATATNNPRFAYDSYRRFIQMFADVVKGVAKSKFELILDDIKELKNAKFDTDLNENDLKEVFTKFKELYKQELGEEFPQDPKVQLIEAVTAVFRSWDNPRAIVYRRMNDIPGDWGTAVNVQMMVFGNMGETSGTGVAFTRNPATGEKMIFGEYLINAQGEDVVAGIRTPKSIKTLEKDMPEVYNEFMSIAQKLEQHYKDMQDMEFTIENKKLYFLQTRNGKRTAAAALKIAVDLFDEGMVTKEEAILKVDPRQLDQLLHPSFDPDALEAAKPIAKGLAASPGAAAGKIYFTAEEAKEAHKKGERVILVRLETSPEDIEGMVASQGILTVRGGMTSHAAVVARGMGTCCVAGCGEIAINEAAKYFKVGQKTYHEGDYISLDGSTGNVYGEDIPTVETKISGDFARFMSWADELRTMQIRTNADTPKDAKNAVAFGAQGIGLCRTEHMFFEEDRIPKVRKMILANSEEERRAALSELLPLQKNDFIGIYEAMEGRPVTVRLLDPPLHEFLPHEDEDIAELAKEMGVSFEELKGKVQSLHEFNPMMGHRGCRLAVSYPEIAEMQARAIIEAAIYVKQKGYDIVPEIMIPLVGELKELKCIKDIVEKTACEVIQEAGVELRYLVGTMIEIPRACLIADELASEAEFFSFGTNDLTQMTFGFSRDDAGNFLDHYYERKIYDFDPFARLDQKGVGQLVKMAVEKGKLTRPDIKLGICGEHGGDPSSIEFCYKAGLNYVSCSPYRVPIARLAAAQAAVRFKKEQL; encoded by the coding sequence ATGGCTACTAAAAAATATGTATACATGTTTAGCGAAGGCGACGCTTCCATGAGAGATTTGTTGGGAGGCAAAGGGGCTAACCTTGCCGAGATGACTAGGCTGGGTTTGCCTATTCCCCAAGGGTTTACTGTTACTACAGAAGCATGTAATAATTATTATGCCCAAAATCAGAAAATCTCATCGGAAATTATAAAACAAATTGAAGATGCCTTAGCTAAAGTAGAAGAAATTTCCGGCAAAAAATTTGGAGATGCCCAAAATCCATTATTAGTATCCGTTCGTTCCGGAGCTAGAGCCTCCATGCCAGGAATGATGGATACAATCTTAAATTTGGGATTGAATGATAAAGTGGTTGAGGGATTTGCAACTGCTACCAATAATCCTCGCTTTGCTTATGATTCTTACCGCAGATTTATCCAAATGTTTGCTGACGTAGTTAAAGGTGTAGCAAAATCAAAATTTGAATTAATTTTAGATGATATTAAAGAGCTAAAAAACGCAAAATTTGATACAGACCTAAATGAAAATGATTTGAAAGAAGTTTTTACTAAGTTTAAAGAATTGTATAAGCAAGAACTAGGTGAAGAATTTCCTCAAGATCCCAAAGTACAGTTAATCGAAGCTGTTACAGCAGTATTTCGTTCTTGGGATAACCCAAGGGCAATTGTGTATCGTAGGATGAACGATATACCTGGTGACTGGGGTACGGCAGTAAACGTCCAAATGATGGTCTTTGGCAATATGGGAGAAACATCAGGGACGGGAGTTGCATTTACTCGTAACCCTGCTACCGGTGAAAAGATGATTTTTGGAGAATATCTAATTAATGCTCAGGGTGAAGACGTAGTTGCTGGGATTAGGACTCCAAAATCCATTAAAACCTTAGAAAAAGACATGCCGGAAGTTTATAATGAATTTATGTCTATTGCGCAAAAACTAGAACAGCATTATAAAGATATGCAGGATATGGAATTTACTATTGAAAATAAAAAACTTTATTTCTTACAAACTAGGAATGGCAAAAGGACTGCTGCTGCAGCTTTAAAAATAGCGGTAGATTTATTTGATGAAGGAATGGTAACTAAAGAGGAAGCTATTCTCAAAGTTGACCCACGTCAGCTTGACCAACTCCTTCACCCATCTTTTGATCCTGACGCTTTAGAGGCAGCAAAACCTATTGCTAAAGGATTAGCTGCTTCACCTGGTGCTGCTGCTGGAAAAATATATTTTACAGCTGAGGAAGCAAAAGAAGCTCATAAAAAAGGAGAAAGAGTGATTCTAGTCCGTTTAGAAACTTCTCCTGAAGATATTGAGGGTATGGTCGCATCCCAAGGGATTTTAACAGTTAGAGGCGGAATGACTTCTCACGCTGCTGTTGTAGCCCGCGGCATGGGTACTTGCTGTGTTGCAGGCTGTGGTGAAATTGCAATTAACGAAGCAGCAAAATATTTTAAAGTAGGCCAAAAAACCTATCATGAAGGAGATTATATATCTCTTGACGGTTCAACAGGAAACGTTTATGGAGAAGATATTCCTACTGTAGAAACGAAAATATCCGGTGATTTTGCCAGATTCATGTCCTGGGCAGATGAACTAAGGACAATGCAGATTAGGACTAATGCAGATACGCCTAAGGATGCTAAAAATGCAGTAGCCTTTGGTGCCCAAGGTATTGGATTATGCCGGACAGAACACATGTTTTTTGAAGAAGACAGGATTCCTAAAGTAAGAAAAATGATTTTAGCTAATAGTGAAGAAGAGAGAAGAGCTGCTTTGTCTGAACTATTGCCTTTGCAAAAAAATGATTTTATCGGCATTTATGAGGCTATGGAAGGAAGACCTGTAACTGTACGTCTCTTAGACCCGCCATTGCACGAATTCTTACCCCATGAAGATGAGGATATTGCAGAGTTAGCTAAAGAAATGGGAGTTTCCTTTGAAGAACTAAAAGGCAAAGTGCAATCCTTACATGAATTTAATCCTATGATGGGCCATCGAGGCTGCCGTCTAGCTGTATCCTATCCCGAAATTGCTGAAATGCAAGCTAGAGCTATTATTGAAGCAGCAATATATGTCAAGCAAAAAGGCTACGATATCGTACCAGAAATCATGATTCCTTTAGTTGGTGAATTAAAGGAACTAAAATGTATTAAGGATATAGTAGAAAAAACAGCTTGTGAGGTAATTCAAGAAGCTGGTGTGGAATTAAGATACTTAGTTGGTACCATGATTGAAATTCCTAGAGCTTGCCTAATAGCAGACGAATTAGCTAGTGAAGCGGAATTTTTCTCTTTTGGCACTAACGATTTGACGCAAATGACTTTTGGTTTCTCCCGTGACGACGCAGGCAATTTCTTAGACCATTATTACGAGCGGAAAATATATGATTTTGACCCATTTGCCAGATTAGACCAAAAAGGTGTAGGGCAGCTGGTTAAAATGGCTGTGGAAAAAGGCAAATTAACAAGACCAGACATTAAATTAGGCATTTGCGGAGAGCACGGAGGGGATCCTTCTTCCATCGAGTTCTGTTATAAGGCTGGATTGAATTATGTTAGCTGTTCTCCTTACCGTGTACCAATTGCTAGGCTGGCTGCAGCACAAGCAGCAGTTCGTTTTAAAAAGGAACAATTATAA
- the glyS gene encoding glycine--tRNA ligase subunit beta, with protein sequence MPALLFEIGTEEIPARFMQRSINQFQELAEKIFTEKRIAYKGLKTYGTPRRIALYIEDLAGRQEDLTKEVKGPAKKVAFDADGNPTKAILGFAKGQGVAVEDLEVKSLGSGEYMCAIVKETGKMTKDILAEVLHSLLTGLNFPKPMRWGYEEMRFARPIRWLVALYGSEVVDFQAAGVKAGRETRGHRFLSQKPVILDHPQEYLAKLETAYVIVDQNRRHKEIWAQIQAIAERVGGSVKTDEELLEEVTYLVEYPTALCGSFPEKYLKLPEEVLITPMKEHQRYFPVYSSENKLLPKFITVRNGGQDYLDNVASGNEKVLVARLADAEFFYQEDQKVSLKQKTEALQNIIFQEALGTVYEKVQRIQMLSKSIAQFLNLDEQKTALVEEAALICKADLVTNMVYEFPELQGIMGGYYARLENYPEEVARGIREHYQPRFSGDEVPKSTSGIVLSIADKIDTIVGCFGIGLIPSGSQDPYALRRQALGICHILIDHRLSLSLRELILQTRSFYGAVLGAMDEEKINLILNFFRQRIQNILEDQGIRYDIVDAVLAIDFDNCADAANRAEALQEFGEEPEFAALATAFARAANLTKGYAKIQVQADDFVDDVEQKLYNSVLAADAKIRKELDQANYAQALKIISTLRQPVDDFFSQVMVMVDDEKIKLNRLGLLQMVTDLTYRIADLSKLVIK encoded by the coding sequence ATGCCTGCTTTATTATTTGAAATAGGTACGGAAGAAATTCCGGCCAGGTTTATGCAAAGAAGCATCAACCAGTTTCAGGAATTAGCTGAGAAAATTTTTACTGAAAAGAGAATAGCCTATAAAGGTTTAAAAACATATGGTACTCCTCGAAGAATTGCCTTATACATTGAAGATTTGGCCGGCCGCCAAGAGGATTTAACGAAAGAAGTAAAAGGACCTGCCAAAAAAGTTGCTTTTGATGCCGATGGTAATCCTACAAAAGCTATTCTTGGCTTTGCCAAAGGACAAGGGGTAGCCGTTGAGGATTTGGAAGTTAAAAGTCTAGGTTCAGGAGAATACATGTGTGCCATTGTAAAAGAAACTGGCAAAATGACCAAGGACATTTTAGCTGAGGTTTTGCATAGTCTCTTAACTGGTCTTAATTTCCCTAAACCAATGCGCTGGGGTTACGAAGAAATGCGTTTTGCCAGACCAATTCGTTGGCTGGTTGCTCTTTACGGTTCAGAAGTAGTTGATTTTCAAGCTGCAGGAGTAAAAGCAGGCAGGGAAACTAGAGGACATCGTTTCTTAAGCCAAAAGCCAGTTATTTTAGACCATCCACAAGAATATTTGGCAAAACTGGAAACTGCCTATGTAATTGTTGATCAAAATAGAAGGCACAAGGAAATATGGGCTCAAATTCAAGCAATAGCTGAAAGGGTAGGTGGCAGTGTTAAGACTGATGAAGAGCTGCTGGAAGAGGTAACCTACTTGGTGGAATATCCTACGGCTCTTTGCGGTTCCTTCCCGGAGAAATATCTAAAATTGCCGGAAGAAGTTTTAATTACGCCTATGAAAGAACATCAGAGGTATTTCCCGGTTTACTCAAGTGAGAATAAATTACTTCCTAAATTTATCACAGTTCGCAACGGTGGACAGGATTATCTAGATAATGTTGCGTCAGGCAATGAAAAAGTTTTAGTGGCTCGTTTGGCAGATGCGGAATTTTTCTATCAAGAAGATCAAAAAGTATCATTAAAACAAAAGACCGAAGCTTTGCAGAATATTATCTTTCAAGAGGCACTAGGAACTGTCTATGAAAAAGTGCAAAGGATTCAAATGCTATCTAAATCTATAGCACAATTTTTAAATTTAGATGAACAAAAAACAGCTTTAGTAGAAGAAGCTGCCTTAATTTGTAAAGCTGACTTAGTTACTAATATGGTTTACGAATTTCCTGAATTACAGGGTATAATGGGTGGTTATTACGCGCGTTTGGAAAATTACCCTGAAGAAGTGGCACGAGGCATTAGAGAACATTACCAGCCTAGGTTTTCTGGAGATGAAGTTCCAAAAAGTACATCAGGAATTGTGCTGAGCATAGCAGACAAAATTGATACAATTGTAGGCTGCTTCGGTATTGGACTAATACCCAGCGGCTCTCAAGATCCTTACGCTTTGAGACGCCAAGCTTTAGGGATTTGCCATATCCTAATTGACCATCGTTTAAGTCTATCTTTACGGGAGCTAATTCTTCAAACCCGCAGCTTTTATGGTGCTGTTCTAGGAGCTATGGATGAAGAAAAAATTAACCTGATTTTAAATTTCTTCCGCCAAAGAATTCAAAATATCTTGGAAGACCAGGGCATTCGTTATGATATTGTAGATGCTGTTTTAGCTATAGATTTTGACAATTGTGCTGATGCAGCTAACAGAGCTGAGGCATTACAGGAATTTGGCGAGGAACCGGAATTTGCCGCTTTAGCAACTGCTTTTGCCAGGGCAGCAAATTTAACTAAAGGTTATGCAAAAATTCAAGTCCAGGCAGATGATTTTGTCGATGATGTTGAACAGAAGCTTTATAATTCCGTTCTTGCAGCGGATGCAAAAATTCGAAAAGAATTGGATCAAGCTAATTATGCTCAAGCTCTAAAAATCATTAGCACTTTACGCCAGCCTGTAGATGATTTCTTTAGCCAGGTAATGGTTATGGTTGATGATGAAAAAATAAAATTAAACCGGCTAGGGTTATTGCAAATGGTTACGGATTTAACCTACCGTATTGCAGATCTTTCAAAATTGGTTATAAAATAG
- a CDS encoding deoxyguanosinetriphosphate triphosphohydrolase translates to MLIREQTEKNEELTLSPLAALSKATKGREKPEEPCNIRTCYQRDRDKIIHCKAFRRLSHKTQVFIAPEGDHFRARLTHTLEVAQISRTIARALRLNEDLTEAIALGHDLGHTPFGHAGETALNQVFPEGFKHNEQSLRVVEKLEQGQGLNLTWEVRDGILNHTGETLPATLEGQIVRISDRVAYINHDIDDAIRGGIIQAKDLPQECLEVLGYKHSQRINTMVIDLIESSANQPLITMSPRVKEATDCLRTFLFNYVYVGSLAKIEEEKAKKLVQTLYNHYCHHPESLPQEYLKRREFSLERRVCDYIAGMTDRYATAQYTKLFVPIGFKL, encoded by the coding sequence ATGCTCATACGAGAGCAAACGGAAAAAAATGAAGAACTAACCCTTTCTCCTTTAGCTGCCTTAAGTAAAGCAACAAAGGGAAGGGAAAAGCCTGAAGAACCTTGTAATATTCGTACCTGTTATCAGAGGGACAGAGATAAAATTATCCATTGTAAAGCATTTCGCAGATTGAGTCATAAGACACAGGTTTTCATAGCGCCGGAGGGAGATCATTTTCGGGCTCGCTTAACTCATACCTTAGAAGTGGCCCAAATTTCTCGAACAATTGCCCGGGCTCTAAGGCTTAATGAGGACTTAACTGAGGCCATAGCATTAGGGCATGATCTAGGTCATACACCTTTTGGCCATGCGGGGGAAACAGCATTAAATCAAGTTTTTCCCGAAGGCTTTAAACATAACGAACAAAGCTTGCGCGTAGTTGAGAAACTAGAGCAGGGCCAAGGGCTAAATTTAACTTGGGAAGTGCGGGATGGCATTCTAAACCATACTGGAGAAACACTGCCAGCGACATTAGAAGGTCAAATTGTTAGGATTTCCGACCGGGTAGCTTACATTAACCACGATATTGATGATGCTATTCGGGGAGGCATTATCCAAGCAAAGGATCTGCCTCAAGAATGTTTAGAGGTTCTTGGTTATAAACATAGCCAGCGAATTAATACCATGGTCATTGATTTAATCGAAAGCAGCGCCAATCAACCTCTAATTACCATGAGTCCTAGAGTAAAAGAGGCCACCGATTGCTTGCGTACTTTCCTTTTTAATTACGTTTACGTAGGCTCTTTAGCAAAAATTGAGGAAGAAAAGGCTAAAAAATTAGTCCAAACACTATATAATCACTACTGCCACCATCCGGAAAGTTTGCCTCAAGAATACCTGAAGAGAAGGGAATTTAGCTTGGAACGACGTGTATGTGATTATATCGCCGGAATGACCGATCGCTATGCAACAGCTCAATATACTAAATTATTCGTACCCATTGGATTTAAATTATAG
- a CDS encoding phosphodiester glycosidase family protein codes for MGRKRKSRHKHYRFKGFRSLIRFLLLNVLIFMLTSPFVILYGPFQNVRNAVVGAVATSMHRYLLNYFLSPEEIDKILANSRNIVGDISEKLFYFNNSHSAKIKFTQIKSSRFKGYILEISDPTRLQVGVSNDLGQSGQTTSEIARQNKAIAAVNAGGFDDPNGTGTGRLPIGVIIHNGYYIVGENIKGKVDLVGLNQDGILVVGKYTVQQMKEMQIKEGITFGPPLIINGQKQITKGDGGWGIGPRTAIGQKKDGTILLLVIDGRQPHYSIGATLVDVQNILFENGAYIAANLDGGSSATMFYQDKVVNKPCDILGERSIPSAFIVK; via the coding sequence ATGGGGAGAAAAAGAAAAAGTAGACATAAACATTATAGATTTAAGGGATTTAGAAGTTTAATTAGGTTTTTGTTGCTTAATGTATTAATATTTATGCTTACGTCCCCCTTTGTTATTTTGTATGGTCCTTTTCAAAATGTGCGCAACGCGGTAGTTGGCGCCGTTGCTACATCTATGCACCGATATTTGTTAAATTACTTTTTAAGTCCGGAGGAAATTGATAAGATCCTAGCTAATAGCCGCAATATTGTAGGTGATATTTCAGAAAAGCTATTTTACTTTAACAATAGCCACAGTGCCAAAATTAAATTTACGCAAATCAAAAGCAGTCGTTTTAAAGGCTATATACTGGAAATAAGTGACCCTACCCGCTTACAGGTTGGTGTTTCTAATGACCTAGGCCAAAGTGGTCAGACAACAAGCGAAATTGCCCGGCAGAACAAAGCCATTGCTGCGGTTAACGCAGGTGGTTTTGATGACCCTAATGGAACTGGTACAGGCAGGCTGCCAATAGGAGTAATCATTCACAACGGCTATTATATCGTAGGCGAAAATATTAAAGGTAAAGTTGATTTGGTAGGATTAAATCAAGATGGGATTTTAGTGGTAGGCAAATATACTGTGCAGCAAATGAAGGAAATGCAGATAAAAGAAGGAATTACCTTCGGCCCTCCCTTAATTATTAATGGACAAAAACAAATCACTAAAGGTGATGGGGGATGGGGAATAGGCCCTCGTACAGCTATTGGGCAGAAAAAAGATGGAACTATTCTGCTTTTGGTTATTGACGGTAGGCAGCCTCATTATTCTATCGGAGCAACCTTAGTGGATGTCCAAAATATTTTATTTGAAAATGGGGCTTATATTGCCGCTAATCTTGACGGTGGTTCCAGCGCTACTATGTTTTATCAGGATAAAGTTGTAAATAAACCATGCGATATACTTGGTGAGCGCTCAATACCTTCAGCTTTTATTGTAAAGTAG
- a CDS encoding pyruvate, water dikinase regulatory protein codes for MVYVISDALGETGELVAKAAISQFKDKDISVRRFPYVNSKEDLAEIVEEASNYNCVIAYTLVWPELEDYLLKLAAKENIMTVNILGPLIDTLAKVNNVQPVLEPGLVRKMDEQYFRKIDAVEFAVKYDDGKDPKGLLLADLVIIGVSRTSKTPLSMYLAHKRLRTANVPLVPEAALPEELFQISPNKIFGLIINQEQLYQIRGERLKALGLTGNASYASIDRIQHELEYAQKIMNKLGCHIIDVTNRAVEETASKVLDIYYEEEHNGY; via the coding sequence ATGGTTTATGTGATATCAGATGCCTTAGGTGAAACAGGGGAGTTAGTTGCCAAGGCTGCCATAAGTCAATTTAAAGATAAAGATATATCAGTAAGGCGTTTTCCATATGTCAACAGCAAGGAAGACTTAGCTGAAATAGTTGAAGAAGCAAGTAATTATAATTGCGTTATAGCTTATACTTTAGTTTGGCCTGAACTTGAGGACTATTTATTAAAACTGGCAGCTAAAGAAAATATTATGACGGTAAATATTCTGGGTCCTTTGATTGATACACTGGCTAAGGTTAATAATGTCCAACCTGTACTGGAGCCTGGTCTTGTTCGAAAAATGGATGAGCAATATTTTCGTAAAATAGACGCTGTGGAATTTGCTGTGAAATATGATGATGGAAAAGATCCCAAAGGTCTATTATTGGCCGATCTAGTTATAATCGGTGTTTCAAGAACCTCAAAAACGCCCCTAAGTATGTATTTAGCTCATAAACGGCTTAGAACTGCTAATGTGCCCCTAGTACCAGAAGCTGCTCTTCCCGAAGAATTGTTTCAAATTTCCCCTAACAAAATTTTTGGGTTAATTATAAACCAGGAACAGTTATATCAGATAAGGGGGGAACGTTTAAAAGCCTTAGGTTTAACTGGGAACGCTAGTTATGCTAGCATAGATAGAATCCAGCATGAGCTGGAATATGCCCAAAAAATAATGAATAAATTGGGTTGCCACATTATTGATGTAACTAACCGTGCTGTGGAGGAAACTGCCAGCAAGGTTTTGGATATTTATTATGAGGAGGAGCATAATGGCTACTAA
- a CDS encoding 2-phosphosulfolactate phosphatase: MIDVIFSPGAIDNTQLPAKSVAVIDVLRATSVMITAIANNC, translated from the coding sequence TTGATTGATGTAATATTTTCCCCTGGAGCTATTGATAATACGCAGCTTCCGGCTAAATCTGTGGCGGTAATAGATGTTCTGCGGGCTACAAGTGTGATGATTACCGCCATAGCTAATAATTGCTAA
- a CDS encoding helix-turn-helix transcriptional regulator, with protein sequence MRIVEIVKAQGPVTGEEIAGKLNLTRATLRPDLAILTMSGILDARPRVGYYYSGKSTKNLVSEELKSVLVKDIKSIPIVIKSDATVYDAIVTLFIKDVGSLFIVGEQGNLEGVVSRKDLLRYSLGQGDQHKTPVSIVMTRMPNIVMVDPDETVYEAAKKIIEHKVDALPVVRRVEDQGEQEKLEVIGRLTKTNITSLFVELSEGI encoded by the coding sequence ATGCGGATAGTAGAAATTGTAAAGGCTCAAGGTCCTGTAACTGGCGAAGAAATCGCTGGTAAGCTCAATTTAACCAGAGCAACATTAAGGCCCGACTTAGCAATTTTAACTATGTCAGGAATTTTGGATGCCCGCCCTAGGGTAGGCTATTACTATAGTGGTAAATCCACCAAGAATTTAGTCTCTGAAGAGTTAAAATCAGTGTTAGTTAAGGATATTAAATCTATTCCAATTGTCATTAAAAGCGATGCTACAGTGTATGATGCTATTGTTACTTTGTTTATTAAGGATGTTGGGTCATTATTTATCGTGGGGGAACAAGGAAATTTAGAAGGAGTTGTCTCCCGAAAAGACCTTTTGCGCTATTCCTTAGGCCAAGGGGACCAGCATAAAACGCCTGTAAGCATTGTAATGACTAGAATGCCCAATATAGTTATGGTAGATCCAGACGAAACTGTCTATGAAGCTGCCAAAAAAATCATTGAACATAAAGTTGATGCTTTACCAGTAGTTAGAAGGGTCGAGGATCAGGGAGAGCAAGAGAAACTAGAAGTAATTGGAAGATTAACTAAAACAAATATTACTAGTCTTTTTGTTGAGCTAAGCGAAGGTATTTGA
- the dnaG gene encoding DNA primase, producing the protein MQYTSTEIIEQIRSATDIVHLISEYVLLKEKGKNFLGLCPFHQEKTPSFTVSPDKQIFHCFGCGAGGDVFSFIMQYEHLEFPEAVEFLAKKAGIEVQEENNSKLPKNNSKLQRLFDLHVLAAKFYAHLLSTDYGKEAKAYLTERGLDQEILQKFMLGYAPDSWNGFLKLLQSRGYTPAEAVQAGLVTPREKSNGYYDRFRSRIMYPIFDLRGRIIGFGGRVFKGGEPKYLNSPETKIFQKKFNLYGLKAALPAIRQTGKAILMEGYMDVITAHQYGFTNAVASLGTAFSREQAQLLARYAQEIIISYDSDQAGQQATLRSIEILEGIEAKIKVLEIPAGKDPDEYLHKKGAEEFAKLLQKAASVFEYKLQLGLSNYDTSTVDGKTQLVKALLPELIRTKNNIERQEYIKVIAAKLSLNEEAIYLELKKQYKMQKFGIKEDKKVNFRHNIDGSLYYNSAKFKPELTLLKIVLNQPELVFLIEKEIKQDFFSSPSFVRILQGIKEALLNSEVAPNLTAILEYIPEEEKKIVLALSTKDLNFINQQVIEDTIKTVKINGLKKVEAETRSKISMAEKEGNLDLVLELTLQLTSLQKEIQSLK; encoded by the coding sequence ATGCAGTATACTAGTACAGAAATTATAGAACAAATAAGAAGCGCCACTGACATAGTTCATTTGATAAGTGAGTATGTATTGTTAAAGGAAAAAGGCAAAAACTTTCTAGGGCTTTGTCCATTTCATCAGGAAAAAACACCATCCTTTACAGTTAGCCCGGACAAACAAATTTTCCATTGCTTTGGCTGTGGTGCAGGTGGGGATGTTTTTTCGTTCATTATGCAATATGAACACTTAGAGTTTCCAGAGGCAGTTGAATTTTTAGCCAAAAAGGCAGGAATCGAAGTACAGGAAGAGAATAATTCTAAACTGCCAAAAAACAATTCTAAACTGCAGCGTCTTTTTGATTTGCATGTTTTGGCAGCTAAATTTTATGCCCATTTGCTATCAACGGATTACGGAAAAGAGGCTAAAGCATATTTAACTGAGCGAGGCTTAGATCAGGAGATATTGCAAAAATTCATGCTAGGTTATGCACCTGATAGCTGGAACGGATTCCTAAAACTGCTGCAAAGCAGAGGGTATACACCTGCAGAGGCTGTCCAGGCAGGGCTGGTTACTCCAAGAGAAAAAAGCAATGGCTATTACGATCGATTTCGCAGCAGGATAATGTATCCTATTTTTGATTTACGAGGCAGAATTATTGGTTTCGGAGGCAGGGTATTTAAGGGTGGAGAGCCAAAATACCTAAATTCCCCAGAAACAAAAATCTTCCAAAAGAAATTTAATTTGTATGGTCTTAAAGCTGCATTACCTGCTATACGGCAAACTGGAAAAGCTATCTTAATGGAAGGCTATATGGACGTTATAACTGCCCACCAATATGGTTTCACTAATGCTGTGGCATCCTTAGGCACAGCTTTTTCTAGGGAGCAAGCTCAGCTTTTGGCCAGATATGCCCAGGAAATAATCATTTCTTACGATTCTGACCAAGCGGGACAGCAGGCTACGTTACGCAGTATTGAAATATTGGAAGGAATAGAAGCCAAAATTAAAGTATTGGAAATACCTGCAGGTAAAGACCCGGATGAATATTTGCACAAAAAGGGAGCAGAAGAATTTGCCAAATTGCTGCAAAAAGCTGCTTCAGTTTTTGAATACAAATTGCAATTAGGGCTTAGTAACTACGATACATCGACAGTTGATGGCAAAACCCAATTAGTTAAAGCTTTGTTGCCGGAACTAATCAGAACTAAAAATAATATAGAAAGACAAGAATATATTAAGGTTATTGCAGCTAAACTTAGCTTAAATGAGGAAGCCATTTACTTAGAATTAAAAAAACAATATAAAATGCAGAAATTTGGGATTAAAGAGGATAAAAAAGTAAATTTTAGACATAATATCGATGGGAGTTTATATTATAATTCAGCAAAATTTAAGCCTGAACTTACTTTGTTGAAGATAGTTTTAAACCAGCCTGAATTAGTATTTTTGATTGAAAAAGAAATTAAGCAAGATTTTTTTAGCAGTCCTAGTTTTGTGCGAATACTTCAAGGTATTAAAGAAGCGTTGCTTAATTCTGAAGTAGCACCTAACCTAACTGCTATTTTAGAGTATATTCCTGAAGAAGAAAAAAAGATAGTACTTGCCTTGAGCACGAAAGATCTTAATTTTATCAACCAACAGGTAATTGAAGATACTATTAAAACAGTCAAAATAAATGGATTAAAAAAAGTAGAAGCAGAAACTCGTTCTAAAATATCTATGGCTGAAAAAGAAGGAAATTTAGATCTAGTTCTCGAACTTACATTACAATTAACTAGTTTACAAAAAGAGATACAAAGTTTAAAATAA